In Elaeis guineensis isolate ETL-2024a chromosome 1, EG11, whole genome shotgun sequence, a genomic segment contains:
- the LOC105038843 gene encoding eukaryotic translation initiation factor 3 subunit H isoform X1 yields the protein MANTMARSFLQAVSSEDVAPPLRVVQMEGLAILKIIKHCKDFSPALVTGQLLGLDVGSVLEVTNCFPFPIREEDEEIEADGANYQLEMMRCLREVNVDNNTVGWYQSTLLGSFQTVELIETFMNYQENIRRCVCIVYDPSRSNQGVLALKALKLTDSFMNLYRNNNFTGEKLREKKLSWVDVFEEIPIKVSNSALISAFMTELEPDSPVTQCDYDRLKLSTAPYMERNLEFLIECMEDLNSEQNKFQYYYRNLSRQQAQQQAWLQKRRTENMARKAAGEEPLPEEDPSNPIFKPIPEPSRLDSYLITNQIANYCNQINGVAGQSFNKLYLMKALHDN from the exons ATGGCGAATA CTATGGCGCGATCGTTTCTTCAAGCCGTATCGTCGGAGGATGTGGCTCCACCTCTCCGAGTTGTTCAGATGGAAGGGCTG GctatcttaaagataattaaACACTGCAAGGATTTCTCACCAGCTCTGGTTACAGGCCAACTTCTTGGTTTGGATGTTGGTAGTGTTCTTGAAGTGACTAACTGCTTTCCTTTTCCG ATTAGAGAAGAAGATGAGGAGATCGAAGCAGATGGGGCCAATTATCAGCTTGAAATGATGAGATGCTTAAGAGAGGTCAATGTAGACAATAATACTGTAGGATG GTATCAGTCAACTTTGTTGGGATCTTTTCAGACTGTGGAGCTGATTGAAACATTCATGAATTACCAG GAGAATATTCGACGATGTGTTTGCATTGTATACGACCCATCAAGGTCCAATCAAGGGGTTTTAGCTCTCAAGGCCTTGAAGCTGACAGATTCATTTATGAATCTTTACCGAAATAACAACTTTACTGGAGAAAA GTTGCGGGAAAAGAAATTGTCATGGGTGGATGTCTTTGAGGAAATACCT ATTAAAGTTTCTAACTCTGCACTTATTAGTGCATTCATGACAGAGCTGGAGCCTGATTCTCCTGTTACTCAG TGTGATTATGATCGTCTAAAATTATCCACCGCTCCATATATGGAAAGAAACTTGGAATTTTTGATTGAATGCATGGAAGATCTTAATTCTGAACAAAATAAG TTCCAATATTATTATCGGAACCTCTCACGACAACAAGCGCAGCAGCAAGCATGGCTTCAGAAGCGAAG GACAGAGAATATGGCAAGGAAAGCTGCTGGAGAAGAACCATTGCCTGAGGAGGATCCATCAAATCCCATCTTCAAGCCAATACCCGAGCCATCACGCCTGGATAGCTATCTCATAACAAATCAAATTGCCAACTATTGCAACCAGATCAATGG GGTTGCGGGTCAGAGTTTCAACAAATTATATCTAATGAAGGCTTTGCATGATAATTGA
- the LOC105038843 gene encoding eukaryotic translation initiation factor 3 subunit H isoform X2 — MWLHLSELFRWKGWEGGRLMFKRVISVFSVLMIFLALTCKIREEDEEIEADGANYQLEMMRCLREVNVDNNTVGWYQSTLLGSFQTVELIETFMNYQENIRRCVCIVYDPSRSNQGVLALKALKLTDSFMNLYRNNNFTGEKLREKKLSWVDVFEEIPIKVSNSALISAFMTELEPDSPVTQCDYDRLKLSTAPYMERNLEFLIECMEDLNSEQNKFQYYYRNLSRQQAQQQAWLQKRRTENMARKAAGEEPLPEEDPSNPIFKPIPEPSRLDSYLITNQIANYCNQINGVAGQSFNKLYLMKALHDN; from the exons ATGTGGCTCCACCTCTCCGAGTTGTTCAGATGGAAGGGCTG GGAGGGGGGACGGTTGATGTTTAAGAGGGTTATTTCTGTCTTTTCTGTGCTGATGATTTTCCTTGCACTGACATGTAAGATTAGAGAAGAAGATGAGGAGATCGAAGCAGATGGGGCCAATTATCAGCTTGAAATGATGAGATGCTTAAGAGAGGTCAATGTAGACAATAATACTGTAGGATG GTATCAGTCAACTTTGTTGGGATCTTTTCAGACTGTGGAGCTGATTGAAACATTCATGAATTACCAG GAGAATATTCGACGATGTGTTTGCATTGTATACGACCCATCAAGGTCCAATCAAGGGGTTTTAGCTCTCAAGGCCTTGAAGCTGACAGATTCATTTATGAATCTTTACCGAAATAACAACTTTACTGGAGAAAA GTTGCGGGAAAAGAAATTGTCATGGGTGGATGTCTTTGAGGAAATACCT ATTAAAGTTTCTAACTCTGCACTTATTAGTGCATTCATGACAGAGCTGGAGCCTGATTCTCCTGTTACTCAG TGTGATTATGATCGTCTAAAATTATCCACCGCTCCATATATGGAAAGAAACTTGGAATTTTTGATTGAATGCATGGAAGATCTTAATTCTGAACAAAATAAG TTCCAATATTATTATCGGAACCTCTCACGACAACAAGCGCAGCAGCAAGCATGGCTTCAGAAGCGAAG GACAGAGAATATGGCAAGGAAAGCTGCTGGAGAAGAACCATTGCCTGAGGAGGATCCATCAAATCCCATCTTCAAGCCAATACCCGAGCCATCACGCCTGGATAGCTATCTCATAACAAATCAAATTGCCAACTATTGCAACCAGATCAATGG GGTTGCGGGTCAGAGTTTCAACAAATTATATCTAATGAAGGCTTTGCATGATAATTGA
- the LOC105038844 gene encoding photosystem I reaction center subunit XI, chloroplastic, with protein sequence MATATASPMASQLKSSFLSSSTRGLVTPRGISGSPLRDMHSRKRPCLTVKAIQSEKPTYQVIQPINGDPFIGSLETPITSSPLIAWYLSNLPAYRTAVSPLLRGIEVGLAHGFLLVGPFVKTGPLRDTPYAGTAGSLAAGGLITILSICLTMYGIASFNEGEPSTAPSLTLTGRKKEADKLQTAEGWAQFSGGFFFGGVSGVFWAYFLLYVLNLPYYIK encoded by the exons ATGGCTACAGCAACAGCCTCTCCCATGGCCAGCCAGCTGAAAAGCAGCTTTCTCTCTTCCAGCACTAGGGGTCTTGTCACCCCCAGGGGCATTTCCGGATCACCATTGAGAGATATGCATTCCAGAAAGAGGCCTTGCCTCACAGTTAAGGCAATCCAGTCTGAGAAG CCAACTTATCAAGTGATCCAGCCCATCAATGGTGATCCATTCATTGGAAGCCTCGAGACTCCGATCACATCGAGCCCACTGATCGCCTGGTACCTCTCCAACCTCCCAGCCTACCGCACTGCGGTGAGCCCACTCCTCCGGGGCATCGAGGTTGGCCTAGCCCACGGCTTCCTCCTCGTCGGTCCCTTCGTCAAGACCGGTCCACTTCGTGACACACCATATGCAGGAACAGCCGGATCACTGGCCGCCGGTGGCCTTATTACGATCCTCAGCATCTGTTTAACCATGTATGGCATTGCTTCATTCAACGAGGGTGAGCCATCCACAGCACCGTCACTGACGCTAACAGGCCGGAAGAAGGAGGCCGACAAGCTGCAGACCGCCGAGGGGTGGGCGCAGTTCAGCGGCGGGTTTTTCTTTGGAGGCGTCTCTGGTGTCTTCTGGGCTTACTTTCTCCTCTATGTCCTCAACCTCCCCTACTACATTAAGTAG